One bacterium BMS3Abin14 DNA segment encodes these proteins:
- the ychF gene encoding ribosome-binding ATPase YchF: MKIGLAGYSGSGVTSVLALFSQDLGLLGRHGSPEIRSIKLHDPRLQRLTELFNPRKVTPVQLDIVELGDLRPERGGGLRKETVGRAAGLDALAVVLRGFEAPMSPRIRSPEELMKEMSSLFDEFTLTDMMPVEGRLERLEKEGKGSSREASLLKRIRARLEDGESVRSMGLTPDEDRSIAGYQFLTRTPLYVLVNVGEDGAGKVQYPELEATCVSDGIGYMEICGKAELELLEIPEEERAVFQEELGLGLSSKDRFITGAFELIDLITFFTVGEDEVRGWTVPNGIKAAEAAGKIHSDLQRGFIRAEVLPWDDCLALGGLAAAKETGRLRIEGKEYILKDGEIFHVRFNV, encoded by the coding sequence ATGAAGATTGGATTAGCCGGATATTCCGGCTCGGGAGTAACCAGCGTCCTTGCCCTCTTCTCTCAGGATCTCGGACTTCTCGGGAGGCACGGCAGCCCGGAAATCCGTTCGATCAAACTCCACGACCCACGACTTCAGCGCCTCACAGAGCTTTTCAACCCAAGGAAGGTCACCCCGGTTCAACTTGATATCGTGGAACTGGGTGATCTGAGGCCTGAAAGGGGCGGCGGCTTGAGGAAAGAGACGGTGGGGAGGGCTGCAGGTCTCGACGCACTTGCCGTAGTCCTCCGGGGGTTTGAGGCCCCGATGTCCCCACGGATCCGATCCCCGGAAGAATTGATGAAGGAGATGTCATCCCTTTTCGATGAGTTCACCCTGACTGACATGATGCCCGTTGAGGGGCGGCTGGAAAGGCTTGAAAAGGAGGGAAAGGGATCATCGCGGGAGGCGAGTCTGCTCAAAAGGATCAGGGCTCGGCTGGAGGATGGTGAATCCGTACGGTCCATGGGCCTGACCCCCGATGAGGACAGATCGATTGCCGGTTACCAGTTTCTCACCCGTACTCCACTGTATGTCCTGGTCAACGTGGGAGAGGACGGCGCCGGCAAGGTCCAGTATCCGGAACTGGAAGCGACGTGCGTATCCGACGGAATCGGGTACATGGAAATCTGCGGCAAAGCCGAGTTGGAGCTCCTTGAGATCCCCGAGGAGGAAAGGGCGGTATTCCAGGAGGAGTTGGGGTTGGGATTGTCATCCAAGGACAGGTTTATAACCGGGGCCTTCGAATTGATCGATCTTATCACTTTCTTCACGGTGGGTGAGGACGAGGTCAGGGGGTGGACCGTTCCTAACGGGATAAAGGCGGCAGAGGCCGCAGGAAAGATTCACAGCGATCTTCAGCGGGGCTTCATCAGGGCCGAGGTGCTCCCGTGGGATGATTGCCTTGCCCTCGGCGGGCTTGCGGCGGCCAAGGAAACGGGCCGGCTGCGCATTGAGGGGAAGGAATACATCCTGAAGGATGGGGAAATCTTCCACGTCCGGTTCAATGTATGA
- the gpgS_1 gene encoding glucosyl-3-phosphoglycerate synthase → MGDFLQAGPVTTIHRLGELRIDDLASRLERFSRDRSLALLIPALASEMDTPALGAIFERLASAAYLEEIVLVLGRADRDDYRRLEKLVDPLPMRTTVVWPEGPKLSRVLASLRPGLDVGPPGKGRDVWIALGYILYNAGAHAIALHDADIVGYTGEIPMRLLLPVADPILNFAFCKGYYTRIADNTLQGRVTRLLVAPLVAVLREENPTDVLMLIGAMRYPLAGECAFTLDLAGRISIPRDWGMEAGILAAIAGEVEPSGICQAGICENYDHKHQALSAGDERGGLNRMAVEVAETLLRGSAPAGGWKRDLVDRYRRKTDIFIAMYRADALANGLNYDDEAEKMAVETFAGAVSSGLQRSEGRQDLPPLPAWRKLERSNPGIMAAIAEAVRNEGEEV, encoded by the coding sequence ATGGGAGATTTTTTGCAAGCCGGACCAGTGACCACCATCCATCGACTGGGCGAACTCAGGATCGACGACCTTGCGTCGAGGTTGGAGCGGTTTTCCCGGGATCGTTCCCTTGCCCTCCTGATTCCAGCGCTTGCCTCAGAGATGGATACCCCTGCCCTGGGAGCAATTTTCGAAAGGCTGGCGTCGGCAGCATATCTTGAGGAAATAGTTCTTGTTCTCGGCCGGGCCGATCGGGACGACTATCGCCGCCTTGAAAAGCTCGTGGACCCTCTCCCCATGCGAACGACAGTTGTCTGGCCGGAGGGGCCGAAACTCTCCCGCGTTCTGGCATCACTGCGGCCGGGTCTGGATGTGGGTCCACCGGGGAAAGGCCGTGACGTCTGGATCGCCCTGGGATACATCCTGTATAATGCCGGTGCCCACGCCATTGCCCTCCACGATGCTGATATCGTCGGCTACACGGGAGAGATTCCCATGCGCCTCCTGCTTCCGGTGGCTGACCCGATCCTGAACTTTGCTTTCTGCAAGGGGTACTACACGAGAATCGCCGATAATACGCTGCAGGGAAGGGTAACAAGGCTTCTGGTGGCCCCCCTGGTAGCTGTCCTCAGGGAAGAAAATCCCACGGATGTCCTGATGCTCATCGGCGCCATGAGATATCCCCTTGCCGGCGAGTGTGCCTTTACCCTGGATCTTGCGGGACGCATATCCATTCCCAGGGATTGGGGCATGGAGGCCGGAATCCTCGCGGCCATCGCCGGGGAGGTGGAACCGTCCGGAATCTGTCAGGCAGGCATTTGTGAAAACTATGATCACAAGCATCAGGCGCTGTCTGCGGGTGATGAACGGGGCGGCCTGAACCGCATGGCGGTGGAGGTGGCGGAGACCCTTCTCAGGGGCTCGGCGCCCGCTGGAGGGTGGAAGAGGGATCTTGTTGACCGCTACCGCAGGAAAACCGATATCTTTATTGCCATGTACCGTGCGGACGCTCTCGCAAACGGACTTAATTACGATGATGAAGCTGAGAAAATGGCGGTGGAGACCTTCGCCGGGGCTGTGTCATCAGGTCTGCAAAGGTCGGAGGGCCGGCAGGATCTGCCGCCACTACCCGCATGGCGTAAGCTGGAACGGTCGAATCCGGGCATTATGGCCGCAATTGCCGAAGCGGTAAGGAATGAAGGGGAGGAGGTTTGA
- the hisG_1 gene encoding ATP phosphoribosyltransferase: MKNRGSNNNGHKVKIGLPKGSLEDATTELFRKAGWRISRGSRNYFPTVDDDELSFSLVRAQEMSRFVQDGILDAGITGRDWILENESDVVWLEELSYSKVSTRPARWVLIVPKNSSYDRIEDLAGKRISTELVGFTKRYFEEKKIDVKVDYSWGTTEAKVVEGIADAAVEVTETGSTIRAHGLKIIHELMQSRPCLIVNHGSYKDPFKRRKIENISLLLKGAEKAMGMVAIKLNVHRDNLEKVIQMMPSLNAPTVAGLHQSEWYSVESVVPDKMVRQLIPQLLECGAEGIIEYQLNKIL; encoded by the coding sequence ATGAAAAACAGGGGCAGCAATAATAATGGACACAAGGTGAAGATCGGTCTTCCAAAGGGAAGCCTGGAGGATGCCACCACTGAACTGTTTCGAAAGGCCGGCTGGCGAATAAGCCGCGGATCCAGAAACTACTTTCCAACCGTAGATGACGATGAACTATCCTTCTCCCTCGTCAGGGCGCAGGAAATGTCACGGTTTGTTCAGGACGGAATTCTGGATGCGGGCATCACCGGGCGGGACTGGATCCTGGAAAACGAGTCCGACGTTGTCTGGCTGGAGGAGCTGAGTTATTCCAAGGTCAGCACCCGGCCTGCCCGGTGGGTTCTCATCGTACCGAAGAACAGTTCCTACGACAGGATCGAAGACCTGGCCGGCAAAAGGATATCTACCGAGCTTGTGGGTTTCACAAAAAGGTATTTCGAAGAAAAGAAAATTGATGTCAAGGTTGACTACTCGTGGGGCACAACCGAGGCAAAAGTCGTGGAGGGAATCGCCGACGCGGCGGTTGAGGTCACCGAGACCGGCAGCACCATCCGGGCTCATGGCTTGAAGATCATCCATGAATTGATGCAGTCCCGCCCCTGTCTCATCGTCAACCACGGCTCCTACAAGGATCCATTCAAGAGGCGAAAAATAGAGAACATCAGTCTCCTGCTCAAGGGGGCGGAAAAGGCCATGGGGATGGTGGCTATCAAGCTGAACGTACACCGGGATAATCTGGAGAAAGTTATCCAGATGATGCCCAGCCTCAATGCCCCGACCGTTGCCGGGCTTCACCAGAGCGAATGGTACTCTGTTGAGTCGGTGGTTCCCGACAAAATGGTCCGACAGTTGATTCCGCAACTTCTCGAATGCGGTGCCGAGGGAATTATAGAATACCAGCTGAACAAGATCCTTTAG
- a CDS encoding coproporphyrinogen III oxidase: MTSRSRKKSQPQSLPYRSLASYLREIFGTPVRKVPVDPGFGCPNRDGTLGKTGCSFCVPDSFVPSHAREGGTPMDQIRRAEKLYSRAPFIVYLQAGSGTYAPIHVFRKMVDELCGLPGMVGLFVGTRPDCVDEEVLDVLAPWEGRKLLWLELGLQSSSDRTLTRIGRGHGVEAFVAARGLARDRDIPVCAHVILGLPGEEKEDMMATAAFLAKNDVEGVKLHHLQIIRGAGMEDEYMRGEIATLDFSEYPAIVADFLENIPPWTVVHRLLADAPEDMLIAPRWPEKIEVVQAIRKEMLARQSFQGRSWKGLPTNRQEIAAADSNPLNPIAGRIVRTLSPG; encoded by the coding sequence ATGACTAGCAGATCACGAAAAAAGAGTCAACCACAGTCCCTCCCCTACCGTTCTCTGGCATCCTACCTGCGTGAGATCTTTGGGACCCCTGTCAGGAAAGTTCCGGTGGACCCGGGGTTCGGGTGCCCTAACCGTGACGGGACCCTTGGTAAGACAGGGTGCTCCTTCTGCGTTCCGGATAGTTTTGTTCCTTCCCACGCAAGGGAGGGGGGAACCCCCATGGACCAGATCAGGCGTGCGGAGAAGCTCTACTCACGTGCCCCTTTCATCGTATATCTCCAGGCCGGATCAGGGACTTACGCTCCCATCCATGTTTTCAGGAAAATGGTGGATGAGCTCTGCGGCCTCCCCGGCATGGTTGGTCTCTTCGTGGGTACCAGGCCGGACTGCGTGGATGAGGAGGTACTTGATGTCTTGGCGCCCTGGGAGGGCCGTAAGCTCCTCTGGCTGGAATTGGGTCTTCAGTCATCCTCGGACAGAACGCTGACCCGCATCGGGAGGGGGCATGGAGTGGAGGCCTTTGTCGCCGCCAGGGGCCTGGCGAGGGACCGGGATATCCCGGTCTGTGCCCACGTCATCCTGGGGCTGCCCGGCGAGGAGAAGGAGGACATGATGGCTACGGCAGCCTTTCTGGCCAAAAATGATGTGGAAGGCGTCAAGCTTCACCATCTTCAGATTATCCGGGGGGCAGGCATGGAGGACGAGTATATGCGCGGTGAGATCGCCACCCTCGACTTTTCGGAATATCCGGCGATCGTCGCGGATTTTCTGGAGAATATTCCACCCTGGACCGTGGTTCACCGACTACTGGCTGACGCGCCCGAGGACATGCTCATTGCCCCCCGGTGGCCGGAAAAGATAGAGGTGGTACAGGCCATAAGGAAAGAGATGTTAGCCAGACAGAGTTTCCAGGGCAGGTCGTGGAAGGGCTTGCCGACCAACAGGCAAGAGATCGCCGCCGCCGATTCAAATCCCTTAAATCCCATTGCCGGACGAATTGTCCGGACCCTGAGTCCTGGGTAA
- a CDS encoding hypothetical protein (transcription termination factor Rho) — translation MDIKDLESKTVAQLKGIAKELGITGISGMKKADLITAIAGTESAGTSTEETAVKTPAEAIEEAPGKGTQADAPVEEGVVEATPEVETAKPAVEAATEEAPVAETIPEAAAEPTPEPEPAEPEPATAKTESVKTAATPQAKAPEAAVQTQSRAKRKLLEKYDIPALKKEKKSLKGQIAQAAEAKDIARVRDLRNRKKELRRILNRAS, via the coding sequence ATGGATATCAAGGACCTCGAGAGCAAAACTGTAGCTCAGTTGAAGGGGATTGCCAAGGAGCTGGGCATTACCGGTATTTCCGGGATGAAGAAGGCCGACCTGATTACCGCCATCGCCGGCACCGAATCTGCCGGAACGTCGACTGAGGAGACCGCCGTCAAGACCCCGGCTGAAGCCATTGAAGAAGCGCCCGGCAAGGGAACGCAAGCGGACGCACCGGTTGAGGAGGGTGTCGTCGAGGCAACACCCGAGGTGGAGACTGCCAAACCCGCTGTGGAAGCTGCTACCGAAGAAGCCCCTGTTGCTGAAACCATCCCCGAGGCGGCTGCCGAGCCGACACCGGAACCCGAGCCCGCAGAGCCGGAGCCCGCAACTGCGAAGACGGAGTCTGTTAAGACGGCGGCAACACCCCAGGCGAAGGCGCCGGAGGCTGCTGTCCAAACTCAATCCAGGGCAAAGCGAAAACTTCTCGAAAAATACGACATTCCAGCCCTGAAGAAGGAAAAAAAGAGTTTAAAAGGCCAGATAGCCCAGGCTGCGGAAGCCAAAGATATCGCCAGGGTCAGGGATCTGCGAAACCGAAAGAAGGAACTCAGGAGAATCCTGAACCGCGCATCCTGA